One Vicia villosa cultivar HV-30 ecotype Madison, WI linkage group LG5, Vvil1.0, whole genome shotgun sequence genomic window, ATTGTTAAATATCTGAATAAAACTCCAGGAAAGAGAATTGTGTACAAAGATCATGGGCATATGCATGTGGAGGTTTTTTCTAATTCAGATTGGACAGGATGTCCAGTTGATCATAAGTCTACCACGGGATATTGTATATTCTTCGGCAATAATTTGATATCttagaaaagtaagaaacaaaatttaGTAGTAAGATCAAGTGCAGAAGCAGACTACAAGGCTATGGCTCAAACTACTTGTGAACTGATATGGGTAAGACAAATCTTGGATGAGATGAAATTTGTGAATAATTGTCGTATGAAATTGTTGTGTGATAACCAAACTGCCATATATATTGCATCAAATTCGGTCTttcataaaataacaaaaaaccaGAGAGAAGGTTCAAGAAAATCTCATATCCACTTCCTATGTTAGTACAGAAAATAAACTAGTAAATTTGTTTACAAATGCATTGAATGATATTCCtagtgattttatttgaatagttCCTCAATAGTTTGATGTGTAGAATTGATAGACTTCTCTGTTTTGAAAGTTAATCTTTCTAAGAGCTTACTGGTAGGTGTTAATGTAAATATGTTATGATGATTATTGGATGTTGCTCAGAGTCGGATAAATTTTTTAGACTTCGGAACACCCTTAAACGCGGCCTCGGTATTTCTTTCTTGCAATGTTGATTCTTTACCCTTTAAGTTCTTTGGTGTCAAAGTTGGTGATAGTCCTAGGAAAATTTCTATGTGGAGAGATATGACTAACCTCTTGAGGAGTAGGTTGGCCGTTTGGAAAGGAAGACACCTCTCGCTAGCTGGTCGTGTTACTTTGATCAATACAGTTTTGAACATAATTCCAATTTACTCTTTATCTTTCTACAAAGCGCCTTCTAAAGCTATTCGTGAAATTCGTTCAATTCAAAGCAACTTCCTTTGGGGTGGTTGTGAGAATATGAatattcattgggtgagttgggaCATTATTTGCAATCCTCGAGAAAAGGGTGGTCTTGGTTTAAAAGATGATGTGGAGGTTATAAATTTGGCACTCTTGATTAAGTGGAAATTAATGGAGGATTTTGAAAGAGCATGATTCGGTTTGGAGTGGGATTTTAAGAACGCGTTATGGTGATCCGGCGACTAAGGTTCTCATTGGTGATAAAAGTGTGTTGAATAAGAGGGATTCCATTTGGTGGAGAGATCTCATTACCTCCGATAATTCTGTTTTATGTCGTGTGATCGTTTTGCAGGAGCTGTTATTTGTAGAATCGGAAATGGTGAGGAAACCTCGTTTTGGCATTCAAGGTAGCATGGTCTTTAACCTTTGAAAGAGGCCTACCCATAGCTGTTTCTGCAAGCGGCAGACCCGTGCAGTTCGGTCGCTGCACGTGGTTCTTGGTCCAATCACAACTGGGCTTGGAATTTTGCGGCTATTCTCGAGAATGCAGAAGCTGTGCAGCCTGGTTTACAACTTGAGTTCGAGGATCTAATGCACGATTTGGTTTTGGAGGATAACATTGAGGATAGCTACGAGTGGTCGAATGGATCTTATGAAAATTTTACGATTAAGTCTTGCTTTGAGCACTTTAATGCAAATTCTTCCGTTTCTCCTATTTCCGCGAATGTGGTGAAAACTATAAACTATTTATGGAAAATTAAAGTCCCTTCAAAATTATAAACTTTTGGTTGGAGAATCTTACTCAATAGGATGCCTACTAAGGATCAATTGTTCAAGAGaggtattttgttgaattcaaatgatttttgttgtgtgttttgtttgtcGGAGGTGGAATCTTTAGCGCATCTTTGTGGTCTTTGCTCGATATCAGAAAGAATTTGGAGGAAGGTTTACAATTGGATCGGAAACTTTGTGGAAATAAATTTGGGGGAGTTTGAAGGTTTTTTCTCCTCTTGCGAAAAGGTGAAAAATTTAGATAAAAGGACAACAATTGCAGTCATTTGGTTGGCTACGATGTGGAGTCTTTGGTTGAAGCGCAATGTCATCATCTTTAAGGGAGAGTCTTTCAACTTCGATGAGTGTTTGTTGGAAATAGTCCTTAATGCGTGGAAGTGGATGTGCTCCTTTTGTAATCTTTTAGATTCTAGTAACTTTTATGTATGGAATACCGTACTTCTCCTTTGTTTTAGGACGAGGCTTTCCGTTCTATAATCGGGTGGAGTATCCCTTATATTCCTTTTAATAGATCCGTTgcctattaaaaaataataatctagACTTACCAATTGACGATAATTCCAAAAGTTGGAATTTTGGATCTCGATAATCCAGTAGATTAGAACTTAATATCATGAACATAATGAGATGTATGTGAATAACCAGATTCTAGGGTGTAGTTAGTGAGGCCTTAATTTCAAACAACAGTACCTTTAACGTAAGACAACTACAAAGAAGAATGCACAAAACAACCAAATAAGGTTTCTTATAACAAAACCCTTGATTAAACTCAAAATCTGTTTATGTTCCAAAAAGGTTTAAGGTAACATAAAATCCAAAGATGTTTCATTGAGGAACCGTTGCTGTTAATGTCACATGCCTAGGGTCAGTAAGAATTGATGTTATGTTCATAAAACCAGCTTCCCTCAGTGTTTCATCCATATCAGTCAAGTAGTACTCATCAAGAAACGGTTCTGTGCTCTTCATCAACGTAAACAGGACTGGAGACAATTCCTACAGCACATgaagaaaacaaatgaaaaactTTGATAATGTTCCAACTGTGAACATTATGGTCAAGAGAAGCCGGGAAATACCTGTAGGACTTTCGACTTTGGCTGCAAAAGGAAGTATTAATGATATCAGTGTTTGTGATAGGAACATAGATTAAAAAAGAAACATGATCATGATTTTATATACCGAATTATCTGTCATAGCTAGCGTGCCTCCAGGCCGAAGGAGACGGAATGCTTCCTTTACTATATTCACTATAGCTCTATTAGGACATTCATGAAACTGCATAAATTGAAAAACATTAGTCCCTAAACAATAATGTATATACAAAGCCGTCTGCATAAATTTTAGGTCCCGTGCGGTAGTCCATTTTACATGGCCTCAAAGACGACCCTTAGTATATATAGAAAGTATTCTCTGAATTTAGAGGAGGAACAAATAAGGTGAGAAAAAGACCATACCACATAAGCAATAGATACAAGATCAAATGACTTAGAAGGCAAGCCTGTGTCTTCTCCATTAGCATGTATCCATTTTATAGGATTTTTTCTAGTTGTTCCTCTCTTTTCCTTATGCTGAGCAACAGATAGAAAGTAGGGTGACAAATCTAGCCCCTGGAACAAAACATTTCAATGTCATGCATAAGGCTTCTTTAACATCGCGTtgacaaagaaacttcattcattaAAAACTCACTGTGACTTTGGCTGTAGGGAACTTGTCTGCAAGATATCTTGAGCTAACTCCTACAGAACATCCAATATCTAGAATGTCATCAATCGCGGATGTTTGTGAATGCTGTAGATGATGTTGTTCAATTGCATTAAGCCAATTTCCGCGTAGGACCTGAGTCGCTTCATCTACGGAAGAAGCGGTAGGAATCGCTCGTCTTACCATTGACTTAGTGGCAGCTTCTGCTTCTGCTGCTGCCTATCATCATATAACACAGATCTTAATGATATCATATAACAAAAGCGTATCTGGTGTTCAACACATATCAGCATCCGACACTGACACTGACACAACACACCGGACAAATCAGCAATTACCACTTACCAGCCATGTAAGATTCCCCTCATCATATGCATGGAATGGATTCAAATAATCTGCACAGAAAACTCATCAAATCACTTGAAAGTTGAAACATGCagtacaaagaaaagaaaaagaacaaaaagTAATATGAAATTACAATCTGGATATACTAAAGACTTGTTTTGAATGCTGTCCAGCTCCTTATAAACATCtgactccaaaatcacctttGTCATTTCCCTCCATGGTATGTTATTTTTCTCAGCTGTactgtgcattcattcatatccaAAAAACACATTGATTAACATTATTGATTCTGAAACTGGTCTATTATACAAGTGAAAAAATGTTACGAAACTAGTTATGCAAAATGCGATGGTTAACCTTATTAAAACCTGTCTAGCGCCAAGTTTGAGTATAGAGTACAAGGGTTTGAATGAAATGAGAGCTCGAACCAAGCGAGAGAGAGGAGTTTCTCCTGTCCATTTTGGTCGGATTAAGTTTCCTTCTTCGAAAGTACTGACTTTATGGGAGGTTGTTGTATCGGAAGCCGCCGCGTGAACAGTTAAGTGACGCCGTGATGGTGCTCTTGCCGTTGCGGTGGTGATACCGTGCGAAGAGATTAGTGAGGAGAGGTTGTGAAGTGGTGGTGATGACAGAGCCATTGTGTGTGAAACTGTTGGGAAAAAATTGCGACCACAAACACAATCTATGTCCTAAAGTGTAATACCGCGTTCACCAATAATATGCAGCCACGTGGagcttaaaaaaaaaactatatatctCCATTAGGGCGGTTATTGGACCTATGAAATCGGAAAACCACCCGAGAACCGGTTCATTGGAACCGGACCAATGGGCCGACTGAAATGTTACTCAGTCTGGGAATGGATAATTTTTTTATCCCATACCAAAAATGGATACTATATTGATATTTATTGGATATTTTTGTCGGATATCCGAAGTAACGGTCTGATTTCGATTCAAAAAAATGGTTCATCGTTGTTTCGGTCCGGTCTGAATTTACCCAATTACTATTTCGATCCGGTTCTCGAAATAGCAAATATCCAGATCGGACTGATAACATCCCTAATCTCCATTAAGGCATGTCAATAAAATGGGGGCACCGTCCCCTTATTGGATTTCTCATTGGAGATTGTTCAATATccctaattaaaaatatttttaaaattttaaattcagAGAAACTCAATACTATCTTAGATAATTAATGTATATGACATATATACTGTtaagatacattgattattcaataaatttaaaaagcaactttttttataaatgagACTAGAGGGAGTATACAATAAGCTCTTATTGAAATATGCTAAAGTTTGAGTTAAAAAAAACTCTGAAATTTGGAATTTGTATAGTTAGTTGTGCAAATTGAATTTCGTACGTACCTAATGCATTTTACTTAAGTTCAATGTCAGAATCACACACAATTTCAAAATATTTCGAATAGTTTTCTACGGAGATTGGAA contains:
- the LOC131607249 gene encoding uncharacterized protein LOC131607249, which gives rise to MALSSPPLHNLSSLISSHGITTATARAPSRRHLTVHAAASDTTTSHKVSTFEEGNLIRPKWTGETPLSRLVRALISFKPLYSILKLGARQVLISTAEKNNIPWREMTKVILESDVYKELDSIQNKSLVYPDYYLNPFHAYDEGNLTWLAAAEAEAATKSMVRRAIPTASSVDEATQVLRGNWLNAIEQHHLQHSQTSAIDDILDIGCSVGVSSRYLADKFPTAKVTGLDLSPYFLSVAQHKEKRGTTRKNPIKWIHANGEDTGLPSKSFDLVSIAYVFHECPNRAIVNIVKEAFRLLRPGGTLAMTDNSPKSKVLQELSPVLFTLMKSTEPFLDEYYLTDMDETLREAGFMNITSILTDPRHVTLTATVPQ